The following coding sequences lie in one Cyanobacterium sp. Dongsha4 genomic window:
- a CDS encoding type II toxin-antitoxin system YafQ family toxin yields MKPSYTKRFEKDIKTMKKRGKNIDKLKQIISKLVNREILEAKHKDHKLIGNYADRRECHSSPDWLLIYKLIPQDDLIVFERTGTHSDLFS; encoded by the coding sequence GTGAAACCTTCTTATACTAAGCGTTTTGAAAAAGATATAAAGACGATGAAAAAAAGAGGGAAAAATATCGATAAACTCAAACAAATAATCTCAAAATTAGTTAATCGAGAAATTCTGGAAGCCAAACATAAGGATCATAAACTAATCGGAAATTATGCTGATCGTAGAGAATGTCATAGCTCACCGGATTGGTTATTGATTTATAAACTAATTCCTCAAGATGATCTAATTGTTTTTGAAAGGACAGGCACTCATTCAGATTTATTTAGTTAA
- a CDS encoding type II toxin-antitoxin system RelB/DinJ family antitoxin: MTKTATVRARIEPELKIKVEHIFQKLGLSTTEAINLFYKQVELQQGLPFEVKIPNQITQKTLEKTDQGEELIHCDNLENMFEQLGI; encoded by the coding sequence ATGACTAAAACTGCAACTGTAAGAGCTAGAATTGAACCTGAATTGAAGATTAAAGTAGAACATATTTTTCAAAAGTTAGGATTGAGTACGACAGAGGCAATCAATCTTTTTTATAAGCAAGTTGAACTACAGCAAGGATTACCTTTTGAAGTCAAAATTCCCAATCAGATAACTCAAAAAACACTAGAAAAAACGGATCAGGGGGAGGAATTGATCCACTGTGACAATTTAGAGAATATGTTTGAGCAACTGGGGATATAA
- a CDS encoding nucleotidyltransferase domain-containing protein — MSVLITEFSAKKVILFGSLAGQTPWHDFSDIDLAVEGLPEGSFFRAYSLCRDLLPKGIDLDLVPLETAYPEIKTRILQGKIMNTNSLDALKSLIDDELLSLQRLVEETRKDLSSLKEPPTQLEMNGLASYLHQYYTSIEGIFRRIAINIDNSLPTGERSHLDLLTQMSSDIPNVRKAVINPQQYQVLKEYLGFRHFFRHAYGYQLR, encoded by the coding sequence TTGTCAGTTTTAATCACAGAATTTAGTGCAAAAAAAGTAATTTTATTTGGCTCTTTAGCAGGGCAAACTCCTTGGCATGATTTTTCTGATATTGATTTAGCTGTGGAAGGATTACCCGAAGGGAGTTTTTTTCGTGCTTACTCCTTATGTCGTGATTTATTACCAAAAGGAATAGATTTAGATTTAGTACCCTTAGAAACCGCTTATCCTGAAATTAAAACGAGAATTTTACAGGGAAAAATTATGAATACTAATTCTCTTGATGCTTTGAAGTCCTTAATTGATGATGAATTACTCTCTTTACAAAGACTTGTAGAAGAAACCCGAAAAGATTTATCTTCTTTAAAAGAACCACCAACGCAGTTAGAAATGAATGGTTTAGCTTCTTATCTTCATCAATATTACACTAGCATTGAAGGGATTTTTCGCAGAATAGCTATCAACATTGATAATTCTTTGCCCACAGGAGAGCGATCGCACTTAGATTTATTAACCCAAATGTCTTCAGACATTCCTAATGTGAGAAAAGCAGTAATTAATCCCCAACAGTATCAAGTCTTGAAGGAATATTTAGGATTTAGACATTTTTTCCGTCATGCCTACGGTTATCAATTAAGATGA
- a CDS encoding GDP-mannose 4,6-dehydratase: MNTALICGISGQDGAYLAKLLLEKGYNVWGTSRDAQISHFRNLEYLGIKDKVNLTSMTLTDFRSVLQVIAQVKPDEIYNLAGQSSVGLSFEMPVETLESITIGTLNLLEVIRFLNQPIKIYNASSSECFGDTGDIPADENTPFRPRSPYAVAKSAAFWQVANYREAYNLFACSGILFNHESPLRPNRFVTQKIIASVCRIAQGSQEILRLGNINIYRDWGWAEEYVEAMYLMLQQDQPDDYVIATGESYSLEDFVRFAFEYFHLDWQKYVQTDSSLFRPTDLAFGRSNPQKAWDKLRWEAKNTTPDVVKLMISAKIH, translated from the coding sequence ATGAACACCGCCTTAATTTGTGGCATATCAGGACAAGACGGAGCTTATTTAGCTAAACTACTATTAGAAAAAGGTTACAACGTCTGGGGAACTTCCAGAGATGCTCAAATATCCCACTTTCGGAACTTGGAGTATTTAGGCATTAAAGACAAAGTTAATTTAACCTCCATGACTTTAACGGATTTCCGTAGTGTCTTGCAAGTGATAGCCCAAGTTAAACCCGATGAAATCTACAATTTAGCAGGACAAAGTTCTGTGGGTTTATCCTTTGAAATGCCCGTTGAAACCCTCGAAAGTATCACCATTGGCACGTTAAATCTTTTAGAAGTAATCCGTTTTCTCAATCAACCCATCAAAATCTATAATGCTAGTTCTAGTGAGTGTTTCGGTGATACAGGGGATATTCCTGCCGATGAAAATACTCCTTTTCGCCCTCGAAGTCCTTATGCGGTAGCCAAATCCGCAGCTTTTTGGCAAGTAGCTAATTACAGAGAAGCCTATAATTTATTTGCTTGTTCTGGTATTCTATTTAACCATGAATCCCCCCTCAGACCGAATCGATTTGTCACCCAAAAAATCATTGCCAGTGTCTGTCGTATTGCTCAAGGAAGTCAAGAAATTTTAAGGTTAGGTAATATTAATATTTATCGAGATTGGGGATGGGCGGAAGAATATGTGGAAGCAATGTATTTAATGTTACAGCAAGATCAACCTGATGATTATGTCATTGCTACGGGAGAAAGTTATTCCTTAGAAGATTTTGTTCGTTTTGCCTTTGAATACTTCCATTTAGATTGGCAAAAATACGTTCAAACGGATTCTAGTTTATTTCGTCCTACTGATTTGGCATTCGGACGATCGAACCCTCAAAAGGCATGGGATAAGTTAAGATGGGAAGCGAAAAATACAACTCCAGATGTGGTGAAATTGATGATTTCTGCTAAGATTCACTAA
- a CDS encoding acetyltransferase codes for MNLPIIILGGGGHAKVLINILLLQKREIIGIVDPNYQNYSQDVLGVNFIGNDESVLQYSPSEIRLVNAIGSTKNTDLRSKILAHFKQLNYSFLTIIHPSSIIAQDVKLGEGAQIMAGVIIQPSCTIGVNTIINTKTSIDHDCQIGDHVHIAPGVTISGGVSIGDRTHIGTGATIIQNIKIGKNSLVGAGALVIKDVEDNCQVWGVPAK; via the coding sequence ATGAATCTTCCCATAATTATTTTAGGTGGTGGTGGTCATGCTAAAGTTTTAATTAATATTCTCCTCTTACAAAAACGAGAAATTATTGGCATTGTTGATCCTAATTATCAAAATTACAGTCAAGATGTTTTAGGGGTTAATTTTATTGGGAATGATGAATCTGTTTTACAATATTCACCCTCTGAAATTAGATTAGTAAATGCGATCGGCTCTACTAAAAATACAGATTTAAGAAGCAAAATTTTGGCTCATTTTAAACAATTAAATTATTCTTTTTTAACCATTATTCATCCTTCTTCTATCATTGCTCAGGATGTGAAACTTGGCGAAGGCGCACAGATAATGGCAGGTGTAATTATTCAACCTAGTTGTACGATAGGAGTTAATACAATCATTAATACAAAAACCTCTATTGATCATGATTGTCAAATTGGAGATCATGTTCATATTGCGCCTGGAGTAACTATTTCGGGTGGAGTTTCCATCGGCGATCGCACCCATATTGGTACAGGAGCAACCATTATTCAAAATATTAAGATTGGGAAAAATAGTCTGGTGGGCGCTGGAGCTTTAGTTATCAAAGATGTAGAAGATAATTGTCAAGTATGGGGAGTACCAGCTAAATAG
- a CDS encoding Uma2 family endonuclease codes for MDTLNILKGKADVRFNGPITLSNSEPEPDIAIVKLPESKYNEHHPYPDDIFWLIEIANSSLNKDLSIKKNIYAQAQIPQYWIINLMEQELIVFRQPENGDYAVKITWQKPIINSLAFPEIDIIISQLFNC; via the coding sequence ATTGATACTCTCAATATTTTAAAGGGAAAAGCTGATGTTAGGTTTAATGGTCCTATCACTTTATCAAATTCTGAACCAGAACCAGATATTGCAATTGTTAAATTACCTGAATCAAAATATAATGAACACCATCCTTATCCAGATGACATTTTTTGGTTAATCGAAATTGCCAATAGCAGTTTAAATAAAGATTTATCTATTAAAAAAAATATTTATGCTCAAGCTCAAATACCGCAGTATTGGATTATAAATTTAATGGAGCAAGAATTAATAGTTTTTCGTCAGCCAGAAAATGGAGATTATGCAGTTAAAATAACATGGCAGAAACCCATAATTAATTCTTTGGCATTTCCCGAAATTGACATTATCATTAGTCAATTATTCAATTGCTAA